From a single Desulfobacteraceae bacterium genomic region:
- a CDS encoding LysE family transporter: MFHIQNYSSFIMAVVAFQIIPGAGTITILNATARQGAGGGMKAVFGTLSGDFIYMLAAVLGLAAILSAYPGVLNSAQWLGAVYLGWIGLKLLRTSVSGNPTDTSPGEGNWAYFLQAFAVSLTNPKVIIFFMAFFPLFLSAESTPMSLLALMGHVTAISLLYQTSLVLVGNAVARRLSQWRCLRLLATRLAGIALIGFGVKLAVNNR; the protein is encoded by the coding sequence ATGTTTCATATCCAGAATTACAGCAGTTTCATCATGGCGGTCGTCGCTTTTCAAATCATTCCGGGAGCGGGAACCATCACTATTTTGAATGCCACCGCCCGGCAGGGGGCTGGCGGCGGAATGAAAGCGGTTTTTGGAACACTTTCGGGGGATTTCATCTATATGCTGGCCGCAGTGCTCGGTTTGGCCGCGATTCTGAGCGCATATCCCGGTGTATTAAACAGTGCCCAATGGCTCGGAGCTGTCTACTTGGGTTGGATTGGTTTAAAACTTCTGCGAACATCAGTATCAGGCAACCCGACCGATACGTCCCCAGGGGAAGGAAATTGGGCCTATTTCCTGCAAGCTTTCGCCGTTAGCCTCACCAATCCAAAAGTCATCATTTTTTTCATGGCCTTTTTCCCCCTCTTTCTAAGCGCGGAGTCGACCCCGATGTCACTTTTGGCGCTGATGGGACATGTTACAGCCATAAGCCTTCTGTACCAAACCAGTTTGGTGCTGGTCGGCAATGCCGTCGCGCGGCGACTTTCCCAATGGCGATGCCTACGCTTGCTCGCCACGCGTTTGGCCGGAATCGCTCTGATTGGTTTCGGGGTAAAATTGGCTGTCAACAACCGGTGA